A single genomic interval of Ramlibacter sp. harbors:
- a CDS encoding deoxyribodipyrimidine photo-lyase — MNKAYGVGLMWFRRDLRAADNAALYHALKACRQVHCVFIFDRAILDPLPREDRRVDFIRESLVELDQDLRARSGHETGGLIVRHAAAAQEVVRLARQLGVQAVFANHDYEPQTITRDAQVRGALADAGIGLHTAKDQVVFEREELLTQGGKPYVVFTPYKNAWLRKLTAFYLKPYPVDDYQSALAPRPVGLDAPVPSLQAIGFTQTNLAQLKIPTGATGGRQLLTDFVQRMDRYGDTRDFPALKGPSYLSVHLRFGTLSIRELAGLAHARAQQGSAGAATWLGELIWRDFYFQILVNFPHVANASDGLSRSFKPEFDAIKWEHGRNADTLYQAWCEGRTGYPLVDAAMTQLNQTGYMHNRLRMVVASFLCKDLGLDWRRGEQYFAMKLNDFDLAANNGGWQWASSSGCDAQPWFRIFNPVTQSQRFDADGKFIRRYLPQLAGLPDAALHQPWKASPMELLAAGVELGKTYPHPVVMHEEARERTLKRYAVVREPLPKK; from the coding sequence ATGAACAAAGCCTATGGCGTCGGATTGATGTGGTTTCGCCGCGATTTGCGCGCGGCGGACAATGCCGCGCTGTATCACGCCCTCAAGGCTTGCCGGCAGGTTCACTGCGTCTTCATTTTTGACCGGGCGATCCTGGATCCGCTGCCGCGCGAAGACCGGCGGGTGGACTTCATCCGCGAATCGCTGGTGGAACTGGACCAGGATCTGCGCGCGCGGTCGGGCCATGAAACGGGAGGCCTGATCGTCCGGCACGCCGCCGCAGCCCAGGAGGTCGTGCGCCTGGCCCGTCAGCTGGGCGTTCAGGCCGTTTTCGCCAACCACGACTACGAACCCCAGACCATCACGCGCGATGCCCAGGTCCGCGGCGCACTGGCCGATGCCGGCATCGGGCTGCACACCGCCAAGGACCAGGTGGTGTTCGAACGCGAGGAACTGCTCACTCAAGGCGGCAAGCCCTATGTGGTGTTCACGCCTTACAAGAATGCCTGGCTGCGCAAGCTCACCGCCTTTTATCTCAAGCCCTACCCGGTGGATGACTACCAGTCGGCGCTGGCACCCCGCCCGGTGGGGCTGGACGCGCCGGTTCCTTCGTTGCAGGCCATCGGCTTCACACAAACCAATCTTGCGCAACTCAAGATCCCCACGGGTGCCACGGGCGGCCGCCAGTTGCTGACGGACTTTGTCCAGCGCATGGACCGCTATGGCGACACCCGGGACTTCCCCGCGCTCAAGGGCCCCAGTTACCTCAGCGTGCACCTGCGCTTTGGCACCCTGTCCATCCGCGAGCTCGCTGGCCTGGCCCACGCCCGGGCACAGCAGGGCAGCGCGGGCGCCGCCACCTGGCTGGGTGAGTTGATCTGGCGCGACTTCTACTTCCAGATCCTGGTCAACTTCCCGCATGTGGCCAACGCCAGCGATGGCTTGAGCCGGTCCTTCAAGCCCGAATTCGACGCCATCAAGTGGGAGCACGGGCGCAATGCCGACACGTTGTACCAGGCCTGGTGCGAAGGCCGCACCGGGTATCCGCTGGTCGATGCGGCCATGACGCAACTCAACCAGACCGGCTACATGCACAACCGGCTGCGCATGGTGGTGGCCAGCTTCCTGTGCAAGGACCTCGGTCTGGACTGGCGCCGTGGCGAGCAGTACTTCGCCATGAAACTGAACGACTTCGACCTCGCGGCCAACAACGGGGGCTGGCAATGGGCCAGTTCCAGCGGGTGCGACGCCCAGCCCTGGTTCCGCATCTTCAACCCGGTCACGCAAAGCCAGCGCTTTGACGCCGACGGAAAATTCATCCGCCGGTACCTGCCGCAACTCGCGGGCCTGCCCGACGCAGCCCTGCACCAGCCCTGGAAAGCCTCGCCGATGGAACTGCTGGCAGCCGGTGTTGAGCTTGGAAAAACCTACCCGCACCCCGTGGTCATGCACGAGGAAGCCCGGGAGCGGACCTTGAAGCGGTACGCCGTGGTGCGCGAGCCGCTACCAAAAAAATAG
- a CDS encoding type IV pili methyl-accepting chemotaxis transducer N-terminal domain-containing protein — protein MSVVDQLKKLFSKKPAESEANLSLAMPEGSMDPLATGALSATVSMASADDKPDESGQSRIADEQPFEPTPVDDTELVSVPILGRRTIVQHQRILFILLALALGVLGAVTVVALNQADRVAQQVAGTGQSLMQSQRLAKSVSQALVGSAQAFPDVKESADVLARTVRGLAAGDEQLRLQPVSAELQEDVTKITPLMERAEKNAGTVMGQQKILTQVGNALRTINRQSSDLLEIAETVSSLKLQQNAPPAEISAAGQLVMLTQRIGKSANEFLTMEGVSPEAVFLLGKDLNSFKEIAQGLLDGSPELRLAGSKDEQTRERLDALMKLYEQTRSQAGAILGNLQGLVSAREAQSAIIADSEPLRRSLEDLQGKLSAQTGLGAGALAALAISAVFAILCAVGLAYVQLQDSRKRQVVAEQQRLEAEGQEQEAKRVNDANQAAILRLMNELQTVAEGDLTQEATVTEDITGAIADSVNYTVEELRQLVGNVQNTVTKVAQTTAQVESTSTELLAASTEQLREIRETGQSVLDMAGRINQVSGQAQESAQVARQSLVAAESGLQAVQNAIGGMNSIRDQIQETSKRIKRLGESSQEIGEITELISDITEQTNVLALNAAIQAASAGEAGRGFSVVAEEVQRLAERSADATRQISALVKAIQTDTQDAVAAMERSTQGVVEGAKLSDNAGTALTEIDQVSRKLADLIEQISNSASKEAESANVVAGNIQHIFAVTEQTGEGTRSTAQQVRELSRMAEELRQSVSRFKIA, from the coding sequence ATGTCCGTCGTTGATCAACTCAAAAAACTTTTCTCCAAGAAGCCCGCGGAATCCGAGGCCAACCTGAGTCTGGCCATGCCCGAAGGCTCGATGGACCCCCTGGCCACCGGCGCCCTGAGCGCCACGGTGTCCATGGCCTCCGCGGACGACAAGCCCGATGAATCGGGGCAGAGCCGCATCGCGGACGAGCAGCCGTTCGAGCCCACGCCGGTCGACGACACCGAGCTGGTGTCGGTCCCCATCCTGGGCCGCCGCACCATTGTCCAGCACCAGCGCATCCTGTTCATTTTGCTGGCCCTGGCGCTTGGCGTGCTGGGCGCGGTGACGGTGGTCGCGCTGAACCAGGCCGACCGCGTCGCCCAGCAGGTGGCCGGTACCGGCCAGTCGCTGATGCAGTCGCAGCGCCTTGCCAAGTCCGTGTCGCAGGCGCTGGTGGGCAGCGCGCAGGCCTTCCCCGACGTGAAGGAGAGCGCGGACGTGCTCGCCAGGACGGTGCGGGGCCTCGCTGCCGGTGACGAGCAGCTTCGCCTGCAGCCGGTGTCGGCCGAGCTGCAGGAGGACGTCACCAAGATCACCCCCCTGATGGAGCGCGCCGAGAAAAATGCCGGCACCGTGATGGGCCAGCAGAAAATTCTGACGCAGGTGGGCAACGCCCTGCGCACCATCAACCGCCAGTCGTCCGACCTGCTGGAAATTGCCGAGACGGTGTCGTCGCTGAAACTCCAGCAGAACGCGCCGCCGGCCGAGATTTCAGCCGCCGGCCAGCTGGTGATGTTGACGCAGCGTATTGGTAAATCCGCCAACGAATTCCTGACGATGGAAGGCGTGTCGCCCGAGGCCGTGTTCCTGCTGGGCAAGGACTTGAACTCCTTCAAGGAAATTGCCCAGGGCCTGCTCGACGGCAGCCCCGAGTTGCGCCTTGCCGGCTCCAAGGATGAGCAGACGCGCGAGCGTCTTGATGCGCTGATGAAGCTGTATGAACAGACCCGCAGCCAGGCTGGCGCCATTCTGGGCAACCTGCAGGGCCTGGTGTCTGCGCGCGAAGCGCAGTCGGCCATTATTGCGGACAGCGAGCCGCTGCGCCGCTCGCTGGAAGACCTGCAGGGCAAGCTGTCGGCCCAGACCGGCCTGGGTGCCGGGGCCCTGGCCGCGTTGGCTATTTCCGCCGTGTTCGCCATTCTTTGCGCGGTGGGTCTCGCTTACGTGCAGCTGCAGGACAGCCGCAAGCGCCAGGTGGTTGCCGAGCAGCAGCGGCTGGAAGCCGAGGGCCAGGAGCAGGAAGCCAAGCGCGTGAATGACGCCAACCAGGCGGCCATTTTGCGGTTGATGAACGAATTGCAGACAGTGGCCGAAGGCGACTTGACCCAGGAAGCCACGGTGACCGAGGACATCACGGGCGCCATCGCCGACTCGGTGAACTACACGGTGGAAGAGTTGCGGCAGCTGGTGGGCAACGTGCAGAACACGGTCACCAAGGTGGCGCAGACGACGGCCCAGGTGGAAAGCACGTCCACCGAGCTGCTGGCGGCCTCGACCGAGCAGCTGCGTGAAATTCGCGAAACCGGCCAGTCGGTGCTCGACATGGCAGGGCGAATCAACCAGGTGTCCGGGCAGGCGCAGGAATCAGCCCAGGTGGCCCGTCAGTCACTGGTGGCCGCAGAGTCCGGCCTGCAGGCTGTGCAGAACGCCATCGGCGGTATGAACTCCATCCGCGACCAGATTCAGGAAACTTCCAAGCGGATCAAGCGGCTGGGTGAATCGTCCCAGGAGATTGGTGAAATTACCGAGCTGATCTCGGACATTACCGAACAGACGAACGTGCTGGCCCTGAACGCCGCCATCCAGGCGGCGTCAGCCGGTGAAGCCGGGCGAGGCTTCTCGGTGGTGGCCGAAGAAGTGCAGCGGCTGGCTGAACGTTCCGCAGACGCCACGCGCCAGATTTCGGCGCTGGTGAAAGCCATTCAGACCGACACCCAGGATGCGGTGGCCGCCATGGAGCGCTCCACGCAGGGTGTGGTGGAAGGGGCCAAGCTGTCCGACAACGCGGGTACCGCGCTGACCGAGATTGACCAGGTGTCACGCAAACTGGCCGACCTGATTGAGCAGATTTCCAACTCTGCCTCCAAGGAAGCCGAGTCCGCCAACGTGGTGGCCGGCAACATCCAGCACATTTTCGCGGTGACGGAGCAGACGGGTGAAGGCACGCGGTCCACCGCACAGCAGGTGCGCGAACTGTCCCGGATGGCCGAGGAACTTCGCCAGTCGGTGTCCCGATTCAAGATCGCCTGA
- a CDS encoding Hpt domain-containing protein, with the protein MQSTETDIDLAVNDLGPLAWVLDELRKSLDTAASALRRFVRDADQARGSDLASVDGGQLRIARQQLHQAVGALEMVGLGAPAHMLRAMESAAQKFVERPELCSEASAAKIERAGFALTEYLEGVLHGKPVAAVALFPQYRDVQELAGADRIHPADLWTLDWRWIDPEMHISQEPLSYDAAVRTRMDHGVLKIVKSADAQAAHGLTNICLGLAATQTAKQPKIFWKISAAYFEAVSLGLLPSELYVKRAASRILQQYAALAKGEQGVSDRLAQDLLFFCAQAVPLRTTDAPSLSAVRLAWGLARFKPVDYLKPQFGRFDPVLLAQARKRITSAKETWSALSGGDANKLKAVADQFNLVTDSLVKLHPASSSLAQALTNAMDATVRSGKPPSTELAMEVATAVLYLEAAFEDLDPSDSQLVVRTTRLAERLEGVRSGGQPEPLESWMEELYRRVSDRQTMGSVVGELRSTLSELEKLLDQFFRDPSQKGPLRDAPSHLSQMRGVLSVLGLDQAAQAVLRMRESVEEILVTEVDEEKARAAGTFDKLGNNLGALGFLIDMLNYQPALAKKLFVYDDALGELKPLMGRASHTAADAAATVSVGADILSQEVRSVVQQAGAGDTENTLSIKLDTIATQAVLNERPGLAHSAREAAAAVTAHGAGAALVALDQLAAAVTPAPVAQESSESDIEEDDLRDIFLEEAREVVQNGLQALGALESDPGNMADMTTLRRAFHTLKGSSRMVGLTEFGEAAWSMEQLLNAWLADQKPSNDELRTLASDAMHGFGRWVEDIAAGTDAAWKSGMFRTSADALRTEHRLQPLALPAAVAAAAAPLVTPSADVTAEVELPAGPAEDLPVEVPPTQPEASPEDPFGFDLGPVELEVAEAAPVPTDDLEAAFDFDLGVTASDAAQGPAGELAVPGDIDGIDFESLSALSAQAPAPVVEAPEPVAVPEVPVEPVASQAPDAAPDELVLPEALGDLAATDGPHAAELTEPEPESQATPVEEQVKVIGSLRIGIPLYNVYLNEADEWSRRLGTELTEWSLELNQPVSDAAVGLAHALAGSSATVGFHALSEMARALEYALMHAQPQSRGLPEQASAFVAAAEDIRRLLHQFAAGFLKEPDAQVLASLQALKDLEIPAALLETPEPESVLPAQDDDAFDVPDFSMTAALAGAAVTDKPAPAGIPVPQPEPEAAPVAMPVAPVLATPAVPAPAMMPLSTPPVVDRRPEPAPTRVTLGGGREQEDDIDAVDAVDPDLFPIFEEEANELMPQLGGALRQWAAAPGNRSARDEVLRALHTLKGSARLAGALRLGELAHRMESEIEELGSDAALLPSQLEPLLHRFDGVQANFDALCATGGLPPAPVVEEAPAPVAAVAAEQAPVRKAADLPPLEAAPVIQTRPAVALPATSVLAPLRAASNQAVRVRSQLLDRLVNQAGEVMITRSRLEAELSQLRGSLGDLSGNLDRLRAQLRDIELQAESQMQSRLAQAKDSAAGFDPLEFDRFTRVQELTRMMAESVNDVATVQRNLQRTVEATEDDLIAQARQTRELQRDLLRTRMVEFESISDRLYRVVRQAGKDTGKQVKLDLTGGSIEMDRGVLDRMTPAFEHLLRNCVAHGIEAAAERVQAGKDANGTILINLHQEGNDVSVEFRDDGAGLNLPRIREKALQQGLITADQQISDADAANLIFMPGFSTAAQVTELAGRGIGMDVVRSEVNALGGRIETSTETGKGTNFKLVLPLTTAVTQVVMLRSGNLSIGVPANIVELVRRATAAELEQAYKTGTFEFGGEALPFFWSGALLQSSSRSVEAQARTLPVMVFRSAAQRVAVHVDEVLGNQEVVVKNLGPQLARLPGLAGMTVLASGAVVLIYNPVALSSVYGEQARLISASQNQPEAKAEDAGVKPAASSPSAAVMQAPPQIPLVMVVDDSITVRRVTQRLLQREGYRVSLAADGLQALERLAEELPTVVLSDIEMPRMDGFDLARNIRGDDRLKHLPIIMITSRIAEKHREHAMELGVNNYLGKPYSEEELLSLVRHYCGLEVMA; encoded by the coding sequence ATGCAATCCACTGAAACCGATATTGACCTGGCGGTGAATGACCTTGGGCCACTGGCCTGGGTGCTTGATGAGTTGCGCAAGTCGCTCGACACCGCCGCCAGCGCGCTGCGCCGATTTGTGCGCGATGCCGATCAGGCGCGTGGCTCTGACCTCGCCTCGGTCGATGGTGGGCAACTGCGCATTGCGCGGCAGCAGCTGCACCAGGCCGTGGGCGCCCTGGAAATGGTGGGCCTGGGTGCGCCCGCCCACATGCTGCGCGCCATGGAGTCGGCCGCCCAGAAATTTGTGGAGCGTCCCGAGCTGTGCAGCGAAGCGTCCGCGGCCAAAATCGAACGCGCCGGGTTCGCGCTGACCGAATACCTCGAAGGTGTGCTGCATGGCAAGCCGGTGGCTGCCGTCGCGTTGTTTCCTCAATACCGCGATGTGCAGGAGCTGGCCGGCGCGGACCGCATTCATCCGGCCGATCTCTGGACCCTGGATTGGCGCTGGATCGATCCGGAAATGCATATTTCGCAGGAGCCGCTGTCCTACGACGCTGCCGTGCGCACACGGATGGATCACGGTGTGCTCAAGATCGTCAAGAGCGCGGATGCGCAGGCCGCGCATGGCCTGACCAATATCTGCCTGGGTCTTGCGGCGACGCAGACCGCCAAGCAGCCCAAGATTTTCTGGAAGATTTCAGCCGCCTATTTTGAGGCCGTCTCGCTGGGGCTGTTGCCCTCGGAGCTGTACGTCAAGCGCGCTGCCTCCCGGATCCTCCAGCAGTATGCGGCGCTGGCCAAGGGCGAGCAGGGCGTGTCCGACCGGCTGGCGCAGGACCTGCTGTTCTTCTGTGCCCAGGCCGTTCCCCTGCGCACGACCGACGCGCCTTCGCTGTCGGCCGTGCGCCTGGCCTGGGGCCTTGCCCGCTTCAAGCCGGTGGACTACCTCAAGCCGCAGTTTGGCCGCTTTGACCCCGTCCTGCTGGCGCAGGCACGCAAGCGCATCACCTCGGCCAAGGAAACCTGGTCGGCGTTGTCGGGGGGCGATGCCAACAAGCTCAAGGCCGTGGCCGACCAGTTCAACCTGGTGACGGACTCACTGGTCAAGCTGCATCCAGCCAGCAGCAGCCTGGCGCAGGCCCTGACCAACGCCATGGATGCCACCGTGCGATCCGGCAAGCCGCCTTCCACCGAATTGGCCATGGAAGTGGCCACCGCCGTCCTTTACCTGGAGGCCGCCTTCGAGGATCTCGACCCTTCCGACTCCCAGCTGGTCGTGCGCACCACCCGGCTCGCCGAAAGGCTGGAGGGGGTCCGTAGCGGGGGGCAGCCCGAGCCGCTGGAGTCCTGGATGGAGGAGCTCTACCGCCGCGTGAGTGACCGCCAGACCATGGGCAGCGTGGTGGGCGAGCTTCGCTCCACGCTGTCGGAGCTTGAAAAACTGCTTGACCAGTTTTTCCGTGATCCCAGTCAAAAAGGCCCGTTGCGCGATGCGCCCTCGCACCTGTCGCAGATGCGTGGCGTTTTGTCCGTTCTGGGGCTGGACCAGGCCGCTCAGGCCGTGCTGCGCATGCGCGAGAGCGTCGAGGAGATTCTGGTCACCGAGGTCGACGAGGAAAAGGCACGGGCCGCGGGCACCTTCGACAAGCTGGGCAACAACCTGGGCGCGCTCGGCTTCCTGATCGACATGCTCAACTACCAGCCGGCGCTGGCCAAGAAACTGTTCGTGTATGACGACGCGCTGGGGGAGCTCAAGCCCCTCATGGGCCGCGCCTCCCACACGGCGGCCGATGCGGCCGCCACGGTCAGCGTGGGCGCGGACATCCTGTCCCAGGAAGTGCGTTCCGTGGTCCAGCAGGCGGGCGCCGGGGACACTGAAAACACGCTGTCGATCAAGCTCGACACCATCGCGACCCAGGCGGTGCTCAATGAGCGGCCGGGACTGGCCCACTCGGCCAGGGAGGCCGCCGCGGCCGTGACCGCGCATGGCGCCGGTGCCGCGCTGGTCGCGCTGGACCAGCTGGCCGCCGCCGTCACGCCGGCTCCGGTGGCACAGGAATCCAGCGAATCGGACATCGAAGAAGACGATCTGCGCGACATCTTCCTCGAGGAGGCGCGCGAAGTGGTGCAAAACGGACTTCAGGCGCTGGGTGCACTGGAGTCCGATCCGGGCAACATGGCTGACATGACGACACTGCGCCGGGCGTTCCACACGCTCAAGGGCAGTTCGCGCATGGTGGGCTTGACCGAGTTTGGCGAAGCCGCCTGGTCCATGGAGCAACTGCTCAATGCCTGGCTCGCGGACCAGAAGCCGTCGAACGACGAGTTGCGGACCCTCGCGAGTGATGCCATGCACGGCTTCGGCCGCTGGGTCGAAGACATTGCCGCAGGGACCGATGCAGCCTGGAAATCAGGGATGTTCCGCACGTCGGCCGATGCGCTGCGAACCGAGCATCGTCTGCAACCCCTGGCGTTGCCCGCAGCGGTCGCTGCCGCGGCGGCGCCGCTGGTCACGCCCAGCGCTGATGTGACCGCAGAGGTCGAGTTGCCGGCCGGGCCCGCCGAGGATCTGCCAGTGGAGGTGCCGCCAACCCAGCCCGAGGCCTCGCCCGAAGATCCTTTCGGATTTGACCTGGGCCCGGTCGAGCTGGAGGTGGCCGAGGCAGCGCCGGTTCCCACCGATGATCTGGAGGCCGCCTTCGATTTTGATCTGGGCGTCACGGCGTCTGACGCCGCGCAAGGCCCGGCGGGCGAGCTGGCCGTGCCCGGCGACATCGACGGCATTGATTTCGAGAGCCTGTCCGCGCTGTCGGCGCAAGCTCCCGCGCCCGTGGTGGAGGCCCCTGAGCCCGTCGCGGTGCCCGAGGTCCCGGTCGAACCCGTGGCTTCGCAGGCTCCGGACGCCGCGCCCGACGAGCTTGTGTTGCCGGAGGCACTTGGTGACCTTGCCGCAACAGACGGGCCTCATGCCGCCGAGTTGACGGAGCCTGAGCCTGAATCACAGGCAACGCCGGTGGAGGAGCAGGTCAAGGTCATTGGCTCGTTGCGCATTGGCATCCCGTTGTACAACGTGTACCTGAATGAGGCCGATGAGTGGTCCAGGCGCCTGGGAACCGAGTTGACCGAGTGGTCACTTGAACTCAATCAACCGGTGTCGGATGCGGCCGTGGGCCTGGCCCATGCACTGGCGGGGAGTTCGGCAACCGTGGGCTTCCATGCGCTGTCCGAGATGGCGCGCGCGCTTGAATACGCCTTGATGCATGCCCAGCCGCAATCCAGGGGGCTGCCGGAACAGGCGAGCGCATTTGTGGCCGCGGCCGAAGACATCCGGCGCCTGTTGCACCAGTTCGCGGCCGGTTTCCTCAAGGAACCCGACGCCCAGGTGCTGGCCTCATTGCAGGCCCTGAAGGACCTTGAAATTCCCGCGGCATTGCTCGAAACCCCCGAGCCCGAGTCGGTCTTGCCAGCGCAGGACGATGACGCCTTTGATGTCCCCGATTTTTCGATGACGGCAGCGCTTGCAGGCGCCGCCGTCACCGACAAGCCCGCGCCGGCCGGGATTCCCGTGCCGCAGCCTGAGCCCGAAGCCGCGCCTGTGGCCATGCCGGTCGCGCCGGTGCTCGCGACGCCTGCGGTGCCCGCTCCCGCCATGATGCCGCTGTCCACGCCGCCGGTAGTGGATCGTCGGCCAGAGCCGGCACCGACCCGCGTGACGCTGGGCGGTGGCCGGGAGCAGGAAGATGACATCGATGCCGTTGACGCGGTCGATCCCGACCTTTTCCCGATCTTCGAGGAAGAGGCCAATGAGCTGATGCCACAGCTGGGTGGCGCCTTGCGGCAATGGGCTGCCGCCCCGGGCAATCGTTCCGCTCGCGATGAAGTTCTGCGGGCCCTGCATACGCTCAAGGGCAGCGCCCGTCTGGCGGGCGCCCTGCGGCTGGGTGAACTGGCCCACCGCATGGAGTCCGAAATCGAGGAGTTGGGCTCGGATGCCGCGTTGCTGCCGTCCCAGCTGGAACCCCTGCTGCACCGCTTCGACGGGGTCCAGGCGAACTTCGACGCGCTGTGCGCCACCGGCGGGTTGCCTCCGGCGCCCGTGGTGGAAGAAGCGCCGGCCCCTGTGGCCGCGGTCGCCGCCGAGCAGGCTCCGGTCAGGAAGGCTGCTGATTTGCCGCCGCTGGAGGCCGCGCCCGTCATCCAGACGCGCCCTGCCGTGGCCCTGCCCGCCACGTCGGTGCTGGCGCCGCTGCGGGCGGCCTCGAATCAGGCCGTGCGCGTTCGTTCACAGCTGCTGGATCGTCTGGTGAATCAGGCCGGCGAAGTCATGATCACCCGTTCTCGCCTGGAGGCCGAGCTCAGCCAGCTGCGCGGGTCGCTGGGCGACCTGAGCGGCAACCTGGACCGCTTGCGCGCGCAACTTCGCGACATCGAGCTGCAGGCAGAGTCGCAAATGCAGTCGCGGCTGGCGCAGGCCAAGGATTCGGCGGCCGGCTTCGACCCCCTGGAATTTGACCGGTTCACCCGGGTCCAGGAGTTGACCCGCATGATGGCGGAATCCGTCAACGACGTGGCCACGGTGCAGCGCAATCTGCAGCGCACCGTCGAGGCGACGGAAGACGACCTGATTGCCCAGGCCCGCCAGACCCGCGAACTGCAACGCGACCTGTTGCGCACGCGCATGGTCGAGTTCGAAAGCATCTCGGACCGCCTCTACCGTGTGGTGCGGCAGGCGGGCAAGGACACCGGCAAGCAGGTCAAGCTGGACTTGACCGGGGGCTCGATCGAAATGGACCGCGGCGTGCTGGACCGCATGACGCCCGCCTTCGAGCACCTGCTTCGCAATTGCGTGGCCCATGGCATCGAGGCTGCCGCCGAGCGCGTGCAGGCGGGCAAAGACGCCAACGGCACCATCCTGATCAACCTTCATCAGGAAGGCAATGACGTTTCGGTGGAGTTCCGCGATGATGGTGCCGGGCTCAACTTGCCGCGCATTCGCGAAAAAGCGCTGCAACAGGGGCTGATCACCGCCGACCAGCAGATCAGCGACGCCGATGCGGCCAACCTGATCTTCATGCCAGGCTTCTCCACGGCGGCCCAGGTGACCGAGCTCGCCGGGCGCGGCATTGGCATGGACGTGGTGCGGTCGGAGGTCAACGCCCTGGGCGGACGCATCGAAACCTCGACCGAGACCGGCAAGGGGACCAATTTCAAGCTGGTGCTGCCACTGACCACGGCGGTGACGCAGGTGGTGATGCTGCGCTCGGGCAACCTGTCGATCGGCGTGCCCGCCAACATTGTGGAACTGGTGCGCCGCGCAACGGCCGCGGAACTTGAACAGGCCTACAAGACCGGGACCTTCGAATTCGGCGGCGAGGCGCTGCCTTTCTTCTGGTCGGGGGCGCTGCTGCAGTCCTCATCGCGAAGCGTGGAGGCCCAGGCCCGGACGCTGCCCGTGATGGTGTTCCGAAGCGCCGCCCAGCGTGTCGCCGTGCACGTGGATGAAGTGCTGGGCAACCAGGAAGTGGTGGTGAAGAACCTGGGGCCGCAGCTCGCGCGTCTGCCGGGCCTGGCCGGCATGACGGTGCTGGCGTCCGGCGCGGTGGTCCTGATCTACAACCCCGTGGCGTTGAGTTCCGTTTACGGTGAGCAGGCCCGCCTGATCAGTGCGAGCCAGAACCAGCCTGAGGCCAAGGCGGAAGATGCCGGCGTCAAGCCCGCCGCCAGTTCGCCCTCTGCCGCCGTCATGCAGGCCCCGCCCCAGATTCCGCTGGTCATGGTGGTGGACGATTCCATCACCGTGCGCCGCGTGACCCAGCGCCTGCTGCAACGCGAAGGCTACCGGGTGTCGCTGGCCGCGGACGGCTTGCAGGCCTTGGAGCGGCTGGCCGAGGAACTGCCCACCGTGGTGCTGTCCGACATCGAGATGCCGCGCATGGACGGCTTCGATCTGGCCCGCAACATCCGGGGTGACGACCGCCTCAAGCACCTGCCCATCATCATGATCACCTCACGCATTGCCGAGAAGCACCGCGAGCATGCGATGGAGCTGGGGGTGAACAACTACCTGGGCAAGCCCTACTCCGAAGAGGAGCTGCTGAGCCTGGTGCGCCATTACTGCGGCCTGGAAGTCATGGCCTGA
- a CDS encoding response regulator: MPIHKVLVVDDSKTELMFMTDLLQKNGFAVKTAENAEDAFRRLGEEKPDLILMDVVMPGQNGFQLTRAITRDPLYADVPIIMCTSKNQETDRVWGMRQGARDYITKPVDADELMAKIKALS, encoded by the coding sequence ATGCCGATACACAAGGTATTGGTCGTGGATGATTCCAAGACCGAATTGATGTTCATGACCGACCTGCTGCAGAAGAACGGCTTTGCCGTCAAGACAGCAGAAAACGCCGAAGACGCCTTCCGCCGCCTGGGCGAGGAAAAGCCGGACCTGATCCTCATGGACGTGGTGATGCCCGGCCAGAACGGCTTCCAGCTGACCCGCGCGATCACCCGCGATCCGCTGTACGCCGATGTGCCCATCATCATGTGCACCAGCAAGAACCAGGAAACTGACCGGGTCTGGGGCATGCGCCAGGGCGCCCGCGACTACATCACCAAGCCGGTGGACGCCGACGAGCTGATGGCCAAGATCAAAGCCCTCAGCTGA
- a CDS encoding chemotaxis protein CheW, whose protein sequence is MANREALRELQSRLATRLQAARTEGVAASWLAVEAAGAKYLFPLSQSGEIFPWTSAQPVPYTHNWFLGVANLRGGLFGVVDLASFVSGGAPAARTELARSESRLVALNALLEINCALLIDRLAGLRNMEAFTASNAPPEGAPGFFGNGYTDAQGAHWQEINLQALSQQPQFLSISAS, encoded by the coding sequence ATGGCCAACCGAGAAGCACTCCGCGAACTTCAAAGCCGCCTGGCCACCCGTTTGCAGGCGGCCCGAACCGAAGGTGTGGCCGCCTCCTGGCTGGCCGTGGAAGCGGCCGGGGCGAAGTACCTGTTTCCGTTGTCGCAGTCGGGGGAGATTTTCCCGTGGACCAGCGCCCAGCCCGTGCCCTACACCCACAACTGGTTTCTGGGCGTGGCGAATCTGCGGGGCGGGCTGTTTGGCGTGGTCGATCTGGCCAGCTTCGTGAGCGGTGGCGCTCCCGCGGCCCGCACCGAGCTGGCGCGCTCCGAGTCGCGTCTGGTCGCGCTGAACGCCCTGCTTGAGATCAACTGCGCGCTGCTGATTGACCGGCTGGCGGGCCTGCGCAACATGGAAGCCTTCACGGCATCGAATGCCCCCCCAGAAGGGGCTCCCGGCTTTTTTGGCAACGGGTACACCGACGCCCAAGGCGCGCACTGGCAGGAAATCAATCTGCAGGCGCTGTCGCAACAACCTCAATTCCTGAGCATTAGCGCCTCGTAG